The sequence CTAATTTTACGCTACTGTACAAGGTACTCTGCTAAGTGCTAATCTGGCGCTTTATAAGCAAAAGCTGCTAAATGCTAACTAACACACTGTACCCTACATTACCATTTTTCAGTTCAAAGTTCAAACTTGTTTGACTATACAAGCAACAAAACTTGGGGCATACTCATGTACAAATTCAATGTAGGGTTTCCATGTTTTCATGCTAGAATGGAGTTCTATGATTATATCATTATGTAGTCACTGAAAATCAATGATCCTAAAGTGCGGTTCTACAAATTAACCACAGCATAACTATAACTTAGGGATCAACATTATACATGTTCCAGcaatagacccccccccccccccgatgtatTGAGCAAAAGGATGAGTAACCTTCTTTCTCTTCGGCAAATCGTTATTCTGAATGCATGTTATGAAATGGTTAAGTGGAGAGCTTATTGTGAATCTTTTGAGAACACAACAGCAGTACATATTTCGATAAAAATAACACTTATACAGAGGATTCATATGAAAGAAAGTAATTGCAGTATTTGACCAGTAAACATTCGGTCTGCCAACACTGGTCTTTTAAACATTCACTCTGCCAACACTAAGTCTTTTTAAGTTTATTATGTGTGCTCCTGCCAAAAAACTTCACTAGACCCTCTACCAGAAACAAAACAAAAAGGTTCTTACCCAGATGTATCCCGTACACTTATTCATCAAGTACATGAAGTATGGAGAAGCATTTACTACCAAAGAATATGCCAGTAGACTTGCACAATGCAAGTGGTTGTGAATCCCATCTTGGGAATGTCTTCTCATCAGATCGTCAATTGGCACCAACATCATCTCAGAGAAAGACATTCCAAAAACACATGATATAAAATGCCCTTCCTTGGAAACTTTTCAACCGCTAGAGTATCTAAAGAAAAAGACGGTAACTGTGCAGTAACTTTTTAGTCAAGGGAGGAGGTCTGGCTCAGCTCAGTGAGTATCTTTCCCCTTGGTTGTATCTTCAGTGCCAAGATCTCTTCCCAAGCTGCTTCTCGGCGTGATTGAAAATGTAATGCTGTTTGCTTTAGCGATAGCTCTTGCTGGAACAGTCTTAACGCTTCTGGTGCTTCTGAGGGCATCGATTGGCACAGTGGCCTTCTTCCTTGCAACGGAAGCATGTAACCACTTGTGTTGATGTGTTGTCTACTGTAACCAAAGGACTAGACTTGCGGACGGTCTATGATTGATGTTTTGCGCCTGTGCCCTTCCAAGCCACACCTTACACATCGGACATTCGATTTACGCTTCATTTCTGATGATTTCTGGCCCTTCTGAGGGCATTTCTTGGCTTTGTGGCCTTCTTCATTGCATAAGGAGCATATAAACACTCGTGTTGGACAGCTCCTGGCCCTGTGCCCTTCCTGACCACAGCTAACACATCGAACAACCCACTTCATGTCTGATGAATGTTTAGCAGTACCAGGGCCCTGTTCTTCCAATACTTTGGACATGTTGGAGGATGTAGGTATAGTGCTGCTCTCTTCTAATTCTTTTGACGTGTTGCCAGATATAGCTCCGAGCTTCTGCGGACACATACAGGCATAGTGACCTTCTTCACGGCATGTAAAGcacatccttttcttcccttctGTTTTTGTTTTACATGTTCTAACCATTGGACTAGACTTGTTGGGGGTCAGTACTTTTGCTTTTGAGGGGCAACACTGATCGTACAATATCGGCTTCCTTTCTGATGATTGTTTAGCAGTACCTGTATCAGGGTCCCGTTCTTCTAATTCTTCGGACAGGTTGGCGGATGTAGCTATAGTGTTGCTCTCTTCAAGTTCTTCGGACTGGCCGGGGCTGTTCTGAGGACACTGAAAGGCAAAGTGACCTTCTTCACGGCATGTAAAGCAAATTGGACTAGACTTGTTGGCGGTCAGTACTTCTCCTTCTGATTTTGCGTAATACTTGGCAggtgtagatgatgggttgcgttGTTTTGATAGTGCAAGCCGCAGAGCGGCTTGGAAGTTCCGTCTCTGACCCTGAAATGCCTCAGTCAATACTGAATTCAAGGGGCACTGAGCAAGATAATGATCTTGACATTCACAGATAAAGCATTTAACTTGGCTTAAACGGCACTCTCCATCGTCATGATACTCGTCACAGCTTGAGCAACCGAGACCATGTGTACTGGTAGTATGCCCTATCTCTCCACAGCGGGTGCAAGCGCGATTCTCCAACTTGTTCTGCTGGCAACACCACATGCTACAGTGGCCATTTTTGCTACAGACTGCGCAAATGATTTTGTGCTCTTGGTCCTTGAAATGGCACTCAGAACTGTAATGTCCTTGGCTGCCACAGACCAAACAAGTGATTACACCGTTCATTTTGTCCTGGATGTACCTACTTTCCAGATCTTGTTGGTATGGGCTGGACGTCAGAAAGAATCGATCTCCTGAAACATGGAAATCATTTTGCCTCCCTGGCAAGGGGGTGAGTGAAGCACCATCCCGTGCAGGCCTCTGTTGCGGATAGTGGCCTTGGTACCCAAAGGAATGCCATGCGATCTGCTTCGCTGTATGTTCATGTTGGTTCTTCCACTTTCTTTTTGACCCGATTTCCTGACTCTTGGCAGATGATCCATTGGTTTTCATCTGAATTAACTGTTTCTGGACAGGTGTAACAGATAAGAGGGGAAAACATGAGACAGGAAAGAAAATGTAGTTTGAGGAGTATGATAAAATGAATGATATTCAAGACGCTGCTGTGTAGATGCAACAGAATATAGCCCATAGAGCTAAACAGCATCCACTGATGTGCATGCATACAAACAATGCCTCAACTATATAATATAGGTGCAAAACAATGCCTCAACCATATACTTGTGTTTGAGCATAAGTGTTGATATCCTCCTACTGCCGATGCGAAAAAATGTAACATGTGATGAGAGAGATTGTAACAGCATAATTCTGTGATGTACAAAGCTCTGTCCTTTGTAAAGAAAGAAACGACTAAACAGGGCAATTGCTTCAGGAGCGGAGATATGAAAGAGGGGAAAAAATAGTGACGGATGAACAAATAGGATTCAAGACCTAAtcatggggaagaagaagagggttCAGTGGGAGGGAGTGCTCTGCTCGGTATGAGCGGAATCCAATCGCTGTTTCAACCTACCGCATGCACCAAATCACCTATCGAATTAGTGGATGAAGGCGAGATAATAATCGATCTAAATGGAAGGGGAATGGATCAAGAAAAGACGAGGGAGATACACGGGGAGATGGGGAGCGTAATGCCTACTACCTGAGGGCAGGGGAGTGGGTAGCGGGGAGCAGGAGAAGGgagccccggcggcggcggcgacgacgacggtggtgaattGGTGGCGGCGGGGTCAAGTCAACAGCTGGACTGCTCTGTTTTGGTTGGGAATTGAAGCAAGCAGGCCGTGGTGGGGATGAGGAACAGGGTAAATTAGGCTCAGGGACGCTGTAAAAAAAAGGCAAggcttttttttttgagacaaagctCCTGAAAATCCGTTGGTGCTAGCGTGCGAGAATATACTTTGaaatatcaaaaaaattccaagaaaaattCTGTGTGTTCTTTGTCACATCTAAATGCTACATTTTGTAGGAAAAAAGATTAAACATTTTTGCATGTGCAAAAAAAAACACCAAATGTTATCTCAAAATGTCACCCAAAATTTATTTATTTCACCTGCGAAACACCGTTGTTCCGTTTCGCAGTGAAATTTTTAAGGATGCTTGCGACACTAACATGAACATCTACAAAAATAATCATTTTTAAAAAACATTTTCTATATAGGGAACTTTGGGGAATGGCGTTTTGGCTGCCGGGATGCTTGCGACACTAACACGTATTTTTTGTTTACTATTTACATGGGAGTACGCGCTCCCGGGAGCCAAAACGCCTTTCCTCAAAGTTCCTTCCTTCTTCTCGTCTACGGATGATAGTATCGGGCCTGCCCATTTTAAAGTGGGTGCTCGCTCCGGGCATAGCTGTGCTTTCAGTAAGAATTTCACCATTACAAGCCAGTCCTTTCGAATggttccttttattttattttctttggtttGTTCTTTTACTGGTTTTCTGTGGATTTTCTTCTTCACTTTACTTTGGTGTCTTTGTTTTCTCATTggttttcctttcttttattttttctatcgTTATATTTCTGTTTCTTTGTTTTCTCATAGATTGTTttggttttcctttttcttcttagtCAGGTTTTATCGGCTTTCATTTTTCTTTCGACACATGTCTATTTTTTTTGTCAGTATACAATGTACATTTTAGAGCACACATGATACAATTTTATGATACACGCATGACATTTTTCAAACGCatgacattttttgaaatgcatgttttgaacactttttgaatacatgggaacatttttttgcaaacACATGTAAACATTTGTTtaaattactccctccgatccatattaattgttgctGATTTAGTACAAATTTGCACTAGATCGGCGATAATTAATATGAATCGGATGGCATGAACATTgcttttttacattgtataatattttttaaaaatcatggattttttttgaaacacGTGGTTATTTTTTGAAAGTCATGATACGATTTTTAGTGGAAATGTTTTAACCAACATGACTTTTTTTCTTACACATTTTATATatcattttttaaatgcatgaacattttcttgaTATGCGGGAATGTTTCCATCAAATGTGATATACATTTTTAGTGGCGCGAATAAATTTTATGAaattatcaaaaataaaataaaatggtgtACACAATTTTTAATAATATCACATACATTTGCTTTTTAAACACGGGATTTTTTTCGTATTGCCACAATATATTTTTTAATCTTATCAACTTTTACGTTTTTTAGGGAAATCAACTTTTACTTAAGACCGTGCCAAAAAAAATATACCAGGTTAAACAAAAATGAATACTGTAGTTCGGTTTACTGTAGCGAGTGGTCCAAAACAATTCGAACAAATTTTGAATGAAATTGAGTTTTTCCAAAACGCCTACATTTTTTGAATGCggataatttttgattttttttcaaaaatgtgaATAGTTTTTTCGTtccattttttgaaattttgaactaTTTTGAAAATTGTGAACAATTATCGAAATTCCGAACAATTTTTCCTGTTTGTGAAGATATTTTGATATTTCTGAACATTTTCCAAAAGAATACAATTGCTTCAGTAGCATTCAATTTTGCTTGTTTTGTGCTGCCAGAAGCAACAGCAAATTGCTTAATGAGCAGCGTGATATACTAATAAGATATGAAAAGAGGGGGGATGAACAAATCGGATTCAAGACCTAATCATGAGGTAGAAGAAGAGGGTTCAGTGGGAGGGACTGCTCTGCTCGGTAGGCTTAGAATTCATTCACCGTTTCAACCTACCGCATGCACAGCACCAAATCACCTCCCGAATTAGATGCAGGCCGCAGGCGGGATAATCGGTCTAAATGGAAGGGGAATGGATCTAGAAAAGACGAGGGAGATACACGAGGAGCGTAAGGCCTACCTGAGGGGAGCAGGAGAAGGGAGCcccgcccgcggcggcggcggcggcggcggcggcggcggtaaaTTGGTGGCGGCGGGGTCAGGTTAACAGCCGGACTGCTCTGCTGTTTTGGTTGGGAATTGAAGCAAGCAGGCCGTGATGGGGATGACGAACAGGGTAAACAaggctttcttttttttcttttttttctagaCAAAGTTTCTTGCTTCTTCTCGTCTACGGACCACAATAGCGGGCCTGCCCAGTTTAGAGCGGGTGCTCGCtacgttttctttttcttttttggttcCTTTTATTCTTTTCGATTTGTTTTGTTTTTCactggttttctttggttttttttatatttttcttcgCTTTAATTTGGTTTCTTTGTTTTCTCAttgattttattttggtttgttcTTTCTTTCGCTATGCTATGGTTTCTTTGTTTTCTCAATAGAataggttttctttttctttttagtcgGGTTTTATCAGTTTTTGTTC comes from Triticum aestivum cultivar Chinese Spring chromosome 5B, IWGSC CS RefSeq v2.1, whole genome shotgun sequence and encodes:
- the LOC123110315 gene encoding DNA-binding protein HEXBP; translation: MKTNGSSAKSQEIGSKRKWKNQHEHTAKQIAWHSFGYQGHYPQQRPARDGASLTPLPGRQNDFHVSGDRFFLTSSPYQQDLESRYIQDKMNGVITCLVCGSQGHYSSECHFKDQEHKIICAVCSKNGHCSMWCCQQNKLENRACTRCGEIGHTTSTHGLGCSSCDEYHDDGECRLSQVKCFICECQDHYLAQCPLNSVLTEAFQGQRRNFQAALRLALSKQRNPSSTPAKYYAKSEGEVLTANKSSPICFTCREEGHFAFQCPQNSPGQSEELEESNTIATSANLSEELEERDPDTGTAKQSSERKPILYDQCCPSKAKVLTPNKSSPMVRTCKTKTEGKKRMCFTCREEGHYACMCPQKLGAISGNTSKELEESSTIPTSSNMSKVLEEQGPGTAKHSSDMKWVVRCVSCGQEGHRARSCPTRVFICSLCNEEGHKAKKCPQKGQKSSEMKRKSNVRCVRCGLEGHRRKTSIIDRPQV